One Archangium violaceum genomic window, CGCGGTGCACGGAGCCCGCTGGGTGCCAGGATACGACCTGCGGCTGCCTCGGACGCTCGACGGAGGCACGCTGCGCATGCGCGCCTCCATCATCCAGCGCTCCGGTGAGGACTGGAGCAACGTGCGGGTGTCCCTGTCCACCGCCCAGTTGGAGCGGCGCGCCGATGTGCCGGAGCTGAAGGCCCTTCGCATCGGCCGGCGCCAGCCCCCCCCGGCCCGCTCGGGTTGGCGCGAGCCACCGCCCGGACTCGACGAGCTGTTCGCGGGCTACGACACCGTACGCCCCGCGAGTCCGCCGCGCCCCCAGGCCGGGTCCCCACCTCCCGAGCCCACTGCGCAACCGCAGGCCGTCATGGAGGAGCCCGCGCGCCCCTCACGGCCCTCACTCCCCGCCTTCGCCCCTCCGCCTCCGCCGCGCGCATCCCAGTCCATGCCCGCCCTGGCCGCGCCCGCCGCTCCCATGTCCGCGGCCAGGCCCACCGGCTCCTTCCGCTCCCCGGGAGGCGCTCCGCCCGTCCCTGCTCCAAGCGCGCCACCTCCAGCGTCCAAGAGGAGCGCGAACATGATGAGGAGTGGTGACCTCTCGACGTCCGGGGAGATGATGAGGAAGCCCTCCCCGAAGGAGGAGGCACCGGAGTCCGAAGCCATGGGCCTGGACGGTGCGATGTCGTTCGGCGAAGGCGGTGGTGGTGCTTACGGAAGCCAGCCGTCCGAGATGGCCGAGGCGCTGGAGCCGGCGAGCGACCTGCTCGACTACGGCAGCCTGGAGCTGGGCGCCGCGGACCAGCCCGCACAGCGCGGGCGCTTGCGGCCCCAGCCCAAGGGCATGCCCCGGGAGCAGCTCATGTTGATGGGCGTCCACGTGCGCGTGGATGTCCTGGCGCTCGTGGCCCAGTACGAGCGCACGGCGGACTCCGTGCGGCACGTGGCGCTCCCGGCCTGGTCCGTGCCCCCCCGCAGGTCCACGCCGCACTTCGACTACCGCTTCGACGTGGAGACGCGCGTCGATGTGCCCTCGGACGGTGTGTGGCACACCGTGCCCGTGTTCTCCGCGCCGGTGGGACTGAGTGCCAGGTACGTCTGCGTGCCCTCGATGGAGCCGCGCGCCTTCCGCACCGTGAGGGTGGAGAACCGTACACCGCACGCGCTGCTCGCGGGCCCCGTGGACATCACACTCGGCGACGAGTTCCTGATGACGTCGCCCCTGCCCACGCTCGCGCCCGGCGCCACGCAGCAGCTGGGCCTGGGCGTCGAGGAGTCCATCAAGGTGTCGCGCAACACGCGCTTCGACGAGGCCTCCGGCGGCGTGTTCGGCGGCTCCAACGTGCTCACCCACCACGTCTGCGTCGAGCTGGCCAACCGGACGCAGCAACGTGTCACCGTGGAGGTGCTGGAGCGCGTGCCGGCCGTGCCCTCGGCGGAGAAGGACATCAAGGTGGAGGAGTCCGAGGTGAAACCCGCCTGGAGCAAGCGCACGCTCCTGCCCGGCGAGATGCCCGTGGAGGGCGAGCGGGCCTGGATGGTGACGCTGCAGCCGGGTGAGACGCAGACGCTGAACGCGACGTGGGCCGTACGGATTCCCTCGAGCAAGATGCTCGTGGGCGGCAACCGGAGGACGTGATGAGTACCCCCATCCATCTGCCCGTCGTCAAGGTGACCGTCCTCGAGGACCGCGCGCTGGTGGAGCGCCGCGGAGACGTGGTGCTGCCCGCGGGGCCCCAGCGGCTGTGCGTGGAGGGGCTCTCGCCGCTCGCGGTGGACCGCTCGCTCCAGGCCCAGCTCACCGGAGGCACCGTGGCCCAGGCCCGCGTGAGCCGCGCGTGGAAGGAAAAGCCCCGCGAGGACGCGCGCGAACAGAAGACTGAGCTGCGCCGCCGCGTCGAGGAGCTCGAGACGGAGTTGAAGCGCGCGCAGGCGGACGCGCAGCGGCTGCAATCCCGCCAGGAGGTGGTGAATGTGGCACGCGAGGACGTGCTGCGCGCCATCGCCGAGCTCTCGGGCGTCGGCCGGGCGAAGCCGGAGTCCTGGCACGAGCAGCTGGAGACCGTACGCAAGGAGTCCGCCTCCACGGAGGAGGCCCTCCGGCGGGCGCGCAAGCACGTGGAGGCGACGTGGAAGCGGCTGGTGGAGGCCCGGGCGGTGCTCGCCCAGAGCGAGCAGCCGGAGCAACGGCTCGTCACCTCCGCGGAGCTGGACGCGAATCTCCCGCAAGGGGGAACCGTGTCGCTGCGCGTGACGTACCTGGTGCCCTGTGCCGTGTGGCGGCCGGCGTACCGCGCCACGCTCGCCCCGGCCGAGAACGGCGAGGCGGTGACGCTCGAATGCGAGGCCGTGGTGTGGCAGCGCACCGAGGAGGAGTGGAAGGACGTGGAGCTGCTGTTCTCCACGGCCCGCCCCACCCTGGGCGCCTCGCCACCCCGGCTCGTGGAGGACTGGCTGCGGCTGCGCGACAAGAGCGAGCAGGAGAAGCACTCGGTGGAGGTGTCCATCCGCGAGGAGGTCATCCAGACCCTCGGCGAGGGCGGTGCCACCCCGTCCGAGTCCATGCCGGGCCTGGACGACGGCGGCGAGGCGCTGACGCTGCGGGCCTCCCACCGCGTCACCGTGCCGAGCGATGGCGCGCCCCACCGCGTGCCGCTGTTCCAGTTCACCGCCCCGGCGACGTCCGAGCTCATCGGTCAGCCGGAGCACTCGCCGCTGGTGCACCGGGTGGCGCGCTTCGACAACCGGGGCCCGTCGGTGCTGCTGGCCGGCCCGGTGGACCTGGTCCGCTCGAGCGGCTACGTGGGCCGGGCCCAGCTCAAGTTCACGGGCCTGGGCGAGAAGCTCAAGCTGGGCTTCGGCAGCGAGGACACCCTCCGCATCGCGCGCCTGGTGGACTCGAAGCAGGACACCCAGCGCCTCACCGGCAGGCGGACCCAGACCCACCAGGTGAAGCTGTTCCTCTCCAACACCGGCACCCGCGCGGAGAAGGTGGTTCTCGAGGAGCGCATGCCCGTGTCCGAGGTCGAGGCCGTGGAGGTGAAGCTGCTCCAGGACCAGACGAAGCCCGCCCCCGCGAAGGTGAGCGAGGACGGCATCGTGCGCTTCGAACTGGGTGCCCCACCCCGCTCACAACAGGAGCTGGCCTTCGCCTACTCGGTGGCCAGTTCCTCCAAGGTGGCCGGGCTCTAATCCCCTTCGGGTAGGTCCGCGAAGGAGCGCCCCTGGGAACATGCGCCGACAACCGCGGCCATTTCCCCTCTCCCCTCGGGAGAGGGAGCCTGTCGCTTTCCTGAAGGGCTCAGGACT contains:
- a CDS encoding DUF4139 domain-containing protein; translation: MVVIPSTLDAVTVHAEGALCTRLAAVPSDNGRLPRQVRIEGLPPGLRTGSLRASVLKGPHTLRVLDIRPVFDVQLPPETDIPTAQRALEEAQEKLSGIASEMERVQRDIAALQKLKPAFPPYKKDVLQEPRESALTAILSLASFVDSELTTLLARQIEVERQHRDAMEEVELRRRRMEEGSSAMRGQRAQLYRAAILTLSEVDGTHEGAQLALEYAVHGARWVPGYDLRLPRTLDGGTLRMRASIIQRSGEDWSNVRVSLSTAQLERRADVPELKALRIGRRQPPPARSGWREPPPGLDELFAGYDTVRPASPPRPQAGSPPPEPTAQPQAVMEEPARPSRPSLPAFAPPPPPRASQSMPALAAPAAPMSAARPTGSFRSPGGAPPVPAPSAPPPASKRSANMMRSGDLSTSGEMMRKPSPKEEAPESEAMGLDGAMSFGEGGGGAYGSQPSEMAEALEPASDLLDYGSLELGAADQPAQRGRLRPQPKGMPREQLMLMGVHVRVDVLALVAQYERTADSVRHVALPAWSVPPRRSTPHFDYRFDVETRVDVPSDGVWHTVPVFSAPVGLSARYVCVPSMEPRAFRTVRVENRTPHALLAGPVDITLGDEFLMTSPLPTLAPGATQQLGLGVEESIKVSRNTRFDEASGGVFGGSNVLTHHVCVELANRTQQRVTVEVLERVPAVPSAEKDIKVEESEVKPAWSKRTLLPGEMPVEGERAWMVTLQPGETQTLNATWAVRIPSSKMLVGGNRRT
- a CDS encoding DUF4139 domain-containing protein, which encodes MSTPIHLPVVKVTVLEDRALVERRGDVVLPAGPQRLCVEGLSPLAVDRSLQAQLTGGTVAQARVSRAWKEKPREDAREQKTELRRRVEELETELKRAQADAQRLQSRQEVVNVAREDVLRAIAELSGVGRAKPESWHEQLETVRKESASTEEALRRARKHVEATWKRLVEARAVLAQSEQPEQRLVTSAELDANLPQGGTVSLRVTYLVPCAVWRPAYRATLAPAENGEAVTLECEAVVWQRTEEEWKDVELLFSTARPTLGASPPRLVEDWLRLRDKSEQEKHSVEVSIREEVIQTLGEGGATPSESMPGLDDGGEALTLRASHRVTVPSDGAPHRVPLFQFTAPATSELIGQPEHSPLVHRVARFDNRGPSVLLAGPVDLVRSSGYVGRAQLKFTGLGEKLKLGFGSEDTLRIARLVDSKQDTQRLTGRRTQTHQVKLFLSNTGTRAEKVVLEERMPVSEVEAVEVKLLQDQTKPAPAKVSEDGIVRFELGAPPRSQQELAFAYSVASSSKVAGL